A part of bacterium genomic DNA contains:
- the folE gene encoding GTP cyclohydrolase I FolE: MNTKELIKNLLKNYGENPDREGLLETPERVEKSYDFLMGGYKMSPEEIINSAVFEEDINEMVLVKDIELYSLCEHHMLPFFGKCHIAYIPNGKIIGLSKLPRVVDIFSRRLQVQERLTQQIAHAIHDALNPQGVGVIIEAQHLCMMMRGVEKQKSLTTTSCMRGVFKEDSRTRSEFLTLLRTGTQIL, translated from the coding sequence ATGAATACCAAAGAACTGATCAAAAACTTGCTTAAGAACTACGGGGAAAATCCCGACCGTGAGGGGCTTTTGGAGACTCCGGAACGCGTGGAGAAGAGTTATGATTTTCTCATGGGCGGTTATAAGATGAGCCCGGAAGAAATCATCAATTCCGCCGTTTTTGAGGAAGACATTAACGAAATGGTGCTGGTCAAAGACATTGAACTATACAGTCTTTGCGAGCATCACATGCTTCCGTTTTTCGGGAAATGCCATATCGCGTACATTCCCAACGGTAAGATTATCGGATTAAGTAAGTTGCCGCGTGTGGTAGATATTTTCAGCAGGCGTTTGCAAGTACAAGAAAGGCTCACACAGCAGATAGCGCATGCCATTCATGACGCGCTCAATCCGCAAGGCGTAGGCGTAATTATCGAAGCGCAGCATCTCTGTATGATGATGCGCGGCGTTGAGAAACAGAAAAGTTTAACGACGACCAGTTGCATGCGCGGCGTATTCAAAGAGGATAGCCGGACGCGCAGCGAATTTCTGACATTACTCAGGACCGGCACTCAAATTTTATAA
- a CDS encoding enoyl-CoA hydratase/isomerase family protein: protein MADKVLVQYEVKDRIAVLTLADPPANTYTHEMMRQLDEAILKARFDENVNVILLTGLGEKFFCAGANIDMLSKADPVWKYYFCLHANETLLRLEQTPKLVIAALNGHCVGGGLEIAMAADIRIARKDGGMIGLPEVSLGVLPGTGGTQRFGRAVGRSKAIELMATGRKFSYEEALDMGLINYIYEGNSQQFMEQVMAYSKQFTIPNKAAMAVGHIKRSVQTGLEIGLEQGLAVERELQSLLFKSSDAKEGLMAFVEKRTPKFSGK from the coding sequence ATGGCCGACAAAGTTTTAGTTCAATATGAGGTTAAAGACCGTATTGCGGTTCTCACATTGGCTGATCCGCCTGCAAATACTTACACGCATGAGATGATGCGCCAATTGGATGAAGCCATATTGAAAGCGCGTTTTGACGAAAACGTCAATGTGATACTGCTGACCGGCCTTGGTGAAAAATTTTTCTGCGCCGGTGCTAACATTGACATGCTCAGCAAGGCCGATCCTGTTTGGAAATATTATTTCTGCCTTCATGCCAACGAAACCTTGCTTCGGCTGGAACAGACGCCGAAGTTGGTCATTGCCGCACTAAACGGGCACTGCGTCGGCGGCGGATTGGAAATTGCTATGGCAGCCGATATACGCATCGCACGTAAGGACGGCGGGATGATCGGCTTACCGGAAGTATCATTAGGCGTCTTGCCCGGCACCGGCGGGACACAGAGGTTTGGCCGCGCCGTCGGACGAAGCAAAGCGATCGAACTCATGGCTACCGGCAGAAAATTTTCGTACGAAGAAGCATTGGATATGGGGCTGATCAATTATATTTATGAAGGGAATAGCCAGCAATTCATGGAACAGGTGATGGCCTACTCTAAGCAATTCACCATACCCAACAAAGCGGCGATGGCCGTGGGCCATATTAAACGGTCGGTACAAACCGGTTTGGAAATAGGCCTTGAGCAAGGGCTGGCTGTTGAACGCGAATTACAGTCTCTCCTTTTCAAAAGCAGCGATGCGAAAGAAGGTCTCATGGCGTTTGTAGAAAAGAGAACGCCTAAATTCAGCGGAAAATAA
- a CDS encoding 2,4-dienoyl-CoA reductase, protein MLDNTFLKDRLVVITGGGTGLGKSMAEACAVRGAHIAIAGRRKDVLETAAHDLSKHGTTVTPITCDVRVPEQVQNMTDMLIKKFGRIDALINNAAGNFICPAENLSINGWNSVVNIVLNGTFYCSSSIGKTMIKNGGGTIINIVATYAWASEPGVVHSASAKAGVLAMTRTLAAEWAKYHIRVNAIAPGAIRTEGTDKNLWSDEDQRERMNRRIPMRRFGQPDDVSNSLLFLLSDYSHYITGEVITVDGGGWLGKGTYEMIDVTKD, encoded by the coding sequence ATGTTAGATAATACATTTTTAAAAGACCGTCTGGTGGTCATAACCGGCGGTGGAACCGGACTGGGTAAGTCCATGGCAGAGGCTTGTGCCGTTCGCGGGGCCCACATTGCTATTGCCGGGCGCCGGAAAGACGTTTTGGAAACCGCCGCGCATGACCTTTCAAAACACGGCACGACGGTAACGCCCATTACATGCGACGTTCGTGTTCCGGAACAAGTTCAAAACATGACGGATATGTTGATTAAAAAATTTGGAAGGATCGATGCGCTGATCAATAATGCTGCGGGAAATTTTATATGTCCTGCGGAGAATTTGTCCATCAACGGGTGGAATTCCGTTGTCAATATAGTTTTAAATGGAACTTTCTACTGTTCCAGTTCGATCGGTAAAACTATGATCAAAAATGGAGGCGGCACGATCATCAATATCGTTGCAACTTACGCATGGGCATCGGAACCCGGCGTGGTGCATTCTGCCAGCGCGAAGGCGGGCGTTCTGGCTATGACGCGCACACTCGCAGCAGAGTGGGCTAAGTATCATATCAGGGTCAACGCTATTGCGCCGGGCGCAATTCGCACCGAAGGGACGGATAAAAACTTGTGGAGTGATGAGGATCAGCGCGAGCGTATGAATCGGAGGATCCCCATGCGCCGGTTCGGCCAACCGGACGACGTGTCCAACAGTTTACTTTTTCTATTGTCTGATTATTCACACTATATTACGGGTGAAGTCATAACGGTGGACGGCGGGGGGTGGCTCGGCAAAGGTACCTATGAAATGATAGACGTGACAAAAGACTGA
- a CDS encoding DUF4835 family protein — MKLTFYKFFVLILMLSFGSNAYSQKIVAKVKVIHDKLQGRNLDLFEGFEQKLTSYLNDYNWSKTDDQTPLNLEVQVFLEKVIDEGGAKTVSATIYFSNSKELQYLDNGCIFVLKKGYTFYHNDNVIDPLLSIIDFYVNIMLGDEMDTLGKFLGTNYFQRAKSIALQSKALIAYNARGWEDRLLKAELFLDPRYLDYRIMKDFFYEGRFNYEDGDITLARKNVSKAVDLFQSLKGKTETAYHTERFIQVHYITICKIFEKSGDTRLFDLMIELDPKNKDTYVKYRDGKL; from the coding sequence ATGAAACTCACATTTTACAAATTCTTCGTTTTGATATTGATGCTGTCTTTCGGCAGTAATGCTTACAGCCAGAAGATCGTTGCCAAGGTCAAAGTGATTCATGACAAACTGCAAGGACGTAATCTCGATCTTTTTGAGGGATTTGAACAAAAGTTAACGAGTTATCTGAACGACTATAATTGGTCTAAAACCGATGATCAGACGCCTCTGAATCTCGAGGTGCAAGTATTTCTGGAAAAAGTGATAGATGAAGGCGGCGCCAAAACCGTTTCAGCCACGATCTATTTTTCAAATTCTAAAGAATTACAATACTTGGATAATGGATGTATATTCGTTTTGAAGAAAGGGTACACTTTCTATCATAATGACAATGTAATCGATCCATTATTGAGCATTATTGATTTTTACGTGAATATCATGCTGGGCGATGAAATGGATACGCTTGGAAAATTTTTGGGGACAAACTATTTTCAGAGAGCCAAGAGCATTGCACTGCAATCCAAGGCGTTGATCGCTTATAATGCGAGAGGATGGGAAGACCGGCTTCTTAAAGCGGAACTGTTTTTGGATCCTCGTTATCTTGATTACCGCATCATGAAAGATTTTTTCTATGAAGGCCGGTTCAACTATGAGGACGGGGATATTACATTGGCGCGAAAGAACGTGTCGAAAGCGGTTGATCTTTTTCAAAGCCTCAAGGGAAAAACCGAAACCGCATATCACACCGAGCGTTTCATTCAAGTACATTACATTACTATCTGTAAGATATTCGAAAAATCAGGCGATACCCGCCTTTTCGACCTCATGATCGAGCTTGATCCGAAAAATAAAGATACTTATGTAAAATACCGAGACGGTAAATTGTAA
- a CDS encoding sigma-54-dependent Fis family transcriptional regulator: protein MPNSNQFKILVIEDNATMREGIVEVLKPQYTVECSSNGQDGLTLIRKQYFDVVITDYKMSALDGIKVLKNVKEISPETEVILITAFGTVDIAVEAMKLGASDFITKPFSPDELLLKLNKILKVYQERRLFVKTDEENKYLREVIRDKYNFGEIVGSSPRMKDIYELVRKSSETDSSVVIFGESGTGKELIARAIHYNSSRKDKPFIKVNCAALTETLLESELFGHEKGSFTGAIKTKKGRFELADTGTLFLDEIGDITPNVQVKLLRVIQEQEFERVGGEVTLRVNTRIIAATNRNLLDGVKKGVFREDLYYRLHVIPILLPPLRDRKEDIILLTEFFIHKIEKDTGKKIKVEQGIHEILQKYHWPGNVRELENIIERAVALADHNTLTPADFSMIQNAEREFLLNLEDVESAGLDAMLEQIEKSMIEKALDKSGGTRTEAARILGIKTSAFYYKLEKYGLL, encoded by the coding sequence ATGCCGAATTCCAATCAATTCAAAATACTAGTCATTGAAGACAATGCCACTATGCGTGAAGGTATTGTTGAAGTGCTTAAGCCGCAATATACAGTGGAGTGCTCATCAAACGGACAAGACGGACTAACCCTGATCCGGAAGCAGTATTTTGACGTCGTTATCACAGATTATAAAATGAGCGCTTTGGACGGTATAAAAGTTTTGAAAAATGTGAAAGAGATTTCTCCTGAAACGGAAGTGATATTGATCACTGCCTTTGGCACAGTGGATATTGCCGTGGAGGCAATGAAATTGGGCGCGTCCGACTTTATTACAAAACCGTTTTCACCGGATGAGTTGTTACTCAAACTTAATAAGATCTTAAAAGTTTATCAGGAACGAAGGCTGTTTGTTAAAACAGACGAGGAGAATAAATATCTAAGAGAAGTAATCCGTGACAAATATAATTTTGGTGAGATCGTCGGCAGTTCACCGCGAATGAAAGACATTTATGAACTGGTCAGGAAGAGCTCGGAAACGGACAGTTCGGTTGTGATATTTGGGGAAAGCGGCACTGGAAAGGAACTCATCGCGCGCGCGATCCATTATAACAGTTCGCGCAAAGATAAACCGTTTATCAAAGTGAACTGCGCTGCGCTGACGGAAACGCTGCTGGAAAGCGAACTTTTTGGGCACGAAAAAGGTTCTTTTACCGGCGCGATCAAAACAAAAAAAGGCAGATTCGAATTGGCGGATACGGGAACGTTATTTCTTGACGAAATTGGTGACATCACACCGAATGTCCAGGTGAAATTACTGCGCGTGATACAGGAGCAGGAGTTTGAACGCGTCGGCGGGGAAGTAACGCTGCGTGTAAATACACGCATCATAGCGGCTACCAACCGTAATCTTCTTGACGGGGTCAAGAAGGGCGTTTTCAGGGAAGATTTGTATTACAGGCTTCATGTTATACCTATTCTGCTTCCGCCGCTGCGCGACAGGAAAGAAGATATTATACTGCTCACAGAGTTTTTTATTCATAAAATAGAAAAAGATACCGGAAAAAAAATAAAAGTAGAGCAGGGGATTCACGAAATACTCCAAAAGTATCATTGGCCGGGGAATGTTCGTGAACTCGAAAATATTATTGAACGTGCGGTGGCTCTTGCCGATCATAATACCCTGACTCCGGCCGATTTTTCAATGATACAAAATGCGGAACGGGAATTCTTGTTAAACCTTGAGGATGTCGAGTCGGCCGGGCTTGATGCTATGCTTGAACAAATCGAAAAATCCATGATTGAAAAAGCGCTGGACAAAAGCGGCGGCACTCGAACAGAAGCCGCACGTATACTGGGTATAAAGACAAGCGCGTTTTATTATAAACTGGAAAAATACGGCCTGCTTTAA